One segment of Erigeron canadensis isolate Cc75 chromosome 2, C_canadensis_v1, whole genome shotgun sequence DNA contains the following:
- the LOC122587147 gene encoding heat shock 70 kDa protein 18-like, which translates to MAGSRQVAIGIDLGTTYSCVGVWQHERVVIIANEQGNLTTPSVVAFDDTKLLIGDAAIYQSYVNSANTVFDAQRLIGRRYGDPTVQGDMKVWPFKVVEGQCGKPMIVVTYKGVEKQFAAEEISSMVLTKMKAVADAYLNTNVKAVVITIPAYFDDSQRQSTKDAATVAGLDVLRLLNEPTAAAIAYGLHEKATIASERNVLIFDLGGGTFDVSLLTIDNGRFEVKAAGGDTHLGGEDFDNRMVEYFVAEFNRKYKKDISRNFKAMWRLSVASEKAKRILSSTTQTFISIDCLYDGIDFSSMITRSKFEDLNMDLFDKCMETVERCLEDAKVEKDRVDEVVIVGGSTRIPKVQRMLQDFFDGKDLCQTINPDEAVAYGAAVLAAHIGGQGSQMVRGLTLLDGTPLSLEAIGIDLGTTYSCVAVWQHERVEIIANEQGNMTTPSIVAFNDVERLIGDAAKNQASVNPLNTVFDAKRLIGRRYGDATVQDDMKVWPFKVVEGQCGKPMIVVTHKGIKKQFAAEEISSMVLTKMKAVANAYLNTNVEVAVITVPAYFDDSQRQSTKDAATVAGLDVLRLLNEPTAAAIAYGLHKKATIASEINVLIFDLGGGTFDVSLLTIDNGRFEVKAAGGDTHLGGEDFDNRMVEYFVAEFNRKYKKDISMNSRALGRLRVASEKAKRILSSTTQTFIDIDCLYDGIDFSSKITRAKFEELNMDFFNKCMETVERCLEDAKVEKNKVDEVVIVGGSTRIPKVQRMLQDFFDGKDLCKTINPDEAVAYGAAVLAAHLSGQGNELVRDLTLLDVTPLSLGVETVGEVMSTVIPRNTPIPVTKEQMYGTSYDYQSDILFKVYQGERSRSTDNKFLGEFELSNIPRAPKRVTQARVSFVVDADGILNVSAEEPLTGQNNNITIKINSMRLGKKEIEDMLEEAERYKYEDQEYKKKVDAYNALEDYIYVIKTKMKDGDIRNRLSQSNLKKMDDVVEKAMQWLELNKLAETNVTAGKKKKLERVCNPIVGQFP; encoded by the exons ATGGCGGGAAGTAGACAAGTGGCGATCGGAATAGATTTAGGGACAACATATTCGTGTGTTGGTGTTTGGCAACACGAACGGGTTGTAATAATAGCAAATGAACAGGGTAACCTCACCACTCCTTCAGTTGTTGCCTTTGACGATACCAAGCTTCTGATCGGCGATGCTGCTATATACCAATCCTACGTCAACTCCGCCAACACTGTTTTTG ATGCTCAACGGTTGATTGGAAGGAGGTATGGTGATCCCACTGTGCAGGGCGACATGAAAGTTTGGCCTTTCAAAGTTGTAGAAGGCCAATGTGGTAAGCCTATGATCGTAGTCACATACAAGGGTGTTGAGAAGCAGTTTGCTGCTGAAGAAATTTCTTCTATGGTTCTTACCAAAATGAAAGCAGTAGCTGATGCATACCTTAACACTAACGTGAAAGCGGTAGTGATAACTATCCCTGCTTATTTTGACGATTCACAACGTCAATCAACAAAGGATGCTGCTACTGTTGCTGGCCTTGATGTTCTGCGTTTGCTGAACGAACCTACAGCAGCTGCAATTGCTTATGGGCTACACGAGAAAGCTACCATAGCTTCTGAAAGAAACGTGCTTATCTTTGATTTGGGAGGTGGTACGTTTGATGTCTCTCTACTCACCATTGACAACGGCAGGTTTGAGGTGAAAGCTGCAGGTGGGGACACCCATCTGGGTGGTGAGGATTTTGATAATCGAATGGTGGAATACTTTGTTGCAGAGTTCAACAGGAAATACAAGAAAGATATTAGCAGGAATTTTAAAGCGATGTGGAGGTTGAGTGTTGCTTCAGAGAAAGCAAAAAGGATTCTTTCCTCCACAACTCAGACTTTTATAAGTATTGACTGCTTGTATGATGGTATTGATTtttcatcaatgataaccaggtCTAAATTTGAGGACCTAAATATGGATCTCTTTGATAAGTGTATGGAAACTGTGGAAAGGTGTCTGGAGGATGCGAAAGTGGAAAAAGACAGGGTTGACGAGGTGGTTATTGTTGGAGGGTCAACACGTATTCCTAAGGTTCAAAGAATGTTGCAAGACTTTTTTGATGGTAAGGACCTCTGCCAGACAATTAATCCGGATGAGGCTGTTGCTTATGGTGCCGCTGTTTTGGCTGCACATATTGGCGGCCAGGGAAGTCAAATGGTGCGAGGTTTGACATTGTTGGATGGCACCCCTCTTTCACTTG AAGCGATCGGGATAGATTTAGGAACAACATATTCATGTGTAGCCGTTTGGCAACATGAACGGGTTGAAATAATAGCAAATGAACAGGGCAACATGACCACTCCTTCCATTGTTGCTTTTAATGATGTCGAGCGTTTGATCGGTGATGCTGCCAAGAACCAAGCCTCTGTCAACCCCCTCAACACCGTTTTTG ACGCTAAACGGTTGATTGGAAGGAGGTATGGTGATGCAACTGTGCAGGACGACATGAAAGTTTGGCCTTTCAAAGTTGTAGAAGGCCAATGTGGTAAGCCAATGATCGTAGTCACACACAAAGGTATAAAGAAGCAGTTTGCCGCTGAAGAAATTTCTTCTATGGTCCTTACCAAAATGAAAGCAGTAGCTAATGCATACCTTAACACTAACGTGGAAGTGGCAGTAATAACTGTCCCAGCTTACTTTGACGATTCACAACGTCAATCAACAAAGGATGCCGCTACTGTTGCAGGCCTTGATGTCCTGCGTTTGCTAAACGAACCTACAGCAGCTGCAATTGCTTATGGGCTACACAAGAAAGCTACCATAGCTTCTGAAATAAATGTGCTTATCTTTGATTTGGGAGGTGGTACATTTGATGTCTCTCTACTCACAATTGACAACGGCAGGTTTGAGGTGAAAGCTGCTGGTGGTGACACCCATCTGGGTGGTGAGGATTTTGATAACCGAATGGTGGAATACTTTGTTGCAGAATTCAACAGGAAATACAAGAAAGATATCAGCATGAATTCTAGAGCGTTGGGGAGGTTGAGGGTTGCTTCAGAGAAAGCTAAGAGGATTCTTTCCTCCACAACTCAGACTTTTATAGATATTGACTGCTTGTATGACGGTATtgatttttcatccaaaatAACCCGGGCCAAATTTGAAGAGCTAAATATGGATTTCTTTAATAAGTGTATGGAAACTGTGGAAAGATGCCTGGAGGATGCGAAAGTGGAGAAAAACAAGGTTGACGAGGTGGTTATTGTTGGAGGGTCAACACGTATACCTAAGGTTCAAAGAATGCTGCAGGACTTTTTTGATGGCAAGGACCTCTGCAAGACAATTAATCCGGATGAGGCTGTTGCTTATGGTGCCGCCGTTTTGGCTGCACACTTGAGCGGCCAGGGAAATGAATTGGTGCGAGATTTGACATTGTTGGATGTCACCCCTCTTTCACTTGGTGTGGAGACAGTTGGAGAAGTTATGAGTACCGTGATCCCTAGAAACACACCGATACCTGTTACAAAGGAGCAGATGTATGGGACCTCTTATGACTACCAATCTGATATACTGTTTAAGGTTTATCAAGGCGAGAGAAGTAGATCGACAGACAACAAGTTTCTCGGTGAATTTGAACTTTCCAACATCCCTCGTGCTCCTAAGCGTGTTACACAGGCAAGAGTAAGTTTTGTCGTTGATGCTGATGGTATTTTGAATGTGTCCGCGGAGGAACCCTTGACTGGTCAAAATAACAACATCACGATCAAGATCAATAGCATGAGACTCGGTAAGAAAGAAATTGAGGACATGTTGGAAGAAGCGGAAAGATACAAATACGAGGATCAAGAGTACAAAAAGAAAGTGGACGCCTATAATGCATTGGAagattacatttatgtgataaaaacaaaaatgaaggACGGCGACATCAGGAATAGGCTAAGTCAGAGTAATTTGAAGAAGATGGATGATGTGGTTGAGAAGGCAATGCAGTGGCTTGAGTTAAATAAGCTAGCAGAAACTAACGTGACAGCTGGTAAGAAGAAGAAACTGGAACGTGTGTGTAACCCCATAGTCGGCCAGTTTCCTTAA
- the LOC122587286 gene encoding peroxidase 72-like: MPHPINNTILLVVLASALLVYFRPARAAGVLYPQFYDFSCPQASDIVKSVVSKAVAKDARMAASLLRLHFHDCFVKGCDGSILLDSSGNIASEKRSVPNRDSARGFEVIDEIKSAIEKACPQTVSCADILALAARDSTVLTGGPSWDVPLGRRDSFGASLSGSNQNIPAPNNTFQTILTKFKLKGLDIIDFVALSGSHTIGNARCTSFRQRLYNNTGNGQPDFALEQSYAAKLRANCPRSGGDQNLFFLDPGSPTKFDNGYYKNLIALKGLLSSDEILYTQNQQTMDLVKHYAENQEDFFEQFAKSMIKMGNVTPLTGNLGEIRRICRRVNN; this comes from the exons ATGCCTCATCCCATCAACAATACAATCCTTTTAGTAGTTTTGGCTTCGGCTCTTCTAGTTTACTTCCGTCCTGCAAGGGCCGCCGGTGTACTCTACCCACAATTCTACGACTTCTCATGCCCACAAGCAAGTGATATTGTTAAATCCGTTGTGTCAAAGGCAGTTGCAAAAGATGCCCGCATGGCAGCTTCTTTGCTCCGCCTTCATTTCCATGATTGTTTTGTCAAG GGATGTGATGGATCAATACTTCTAGATAGCAGTGGCAACATAGCTAGTGAAAAGAGATCGGTCCCCAACCGAGATTCTGCTCGTGGATTCGAAGTCATAGATGAGATTAAATCAGCAATTGAGAAAGCATGCCCACAAACAGTCTCTTGTGCTGATATCTTGGCTTTGGCAGCTAGGGACTCAACTGTCTTG ACTGGTGGACCGAGTTGGGATGTCCCTTTGGGAAGAAGGGACTCATTTGGTGCTAGCCTGAGTGGCTCAAACCAAAATATACCAGCCCCAAACAACACCTTCCAAACCATCCTCACCAAATTCAAACTCAAGGGTCTTGACATTATCGATTTTGTAGCGCTCTCAG GAAGCCACACAATTGGAAATGCTAGGTGCACCAGCTTCAGGCAAAGGTTATACAACAATACAGGCAACGGGCAACCTGACTTTGCATTAGAACAATCATATGCAGCGAAACTGCGTGCCAACTGCCCAAGATCAGGTGGCGATCAAAACTTGTTTTTCTTGGACCCTGGATCACCAACCAAGTTCGATAACGGGTACTACAAGAACTTGATAGCTTTAAAAGGCCTGTTAAGCTCTGATGAGATCCTCTATACACAAAACCAACAGACTATGGATCTGGTGAAGCATTATGCCGAGAATCAAGAAGATTTTTTTGAGCAGTTTGCGAAGTCTATGATCAAGATGGGAAATGTAACTCCATTGACTGGCAACCTTGGAGAAATTAGAAGAATTTGCAGGAGGGTCAACAATTGA
- the LOC122589498 gene encoding uncharacterized protein LOC122589498 → MSTSCQHLPPSPKTPKKWRFTYESNSHIPVLRLYIFNHTDNINPSSEFTNLNATILFDKSLLQLTWVHNDQTTSIWVPIPRVLIDPDSPISLRALDDHVEVKFVLLLPVDHPLVSNFHFEDTSAENDQFQPLQLDSDLKRLTWCGETYFYCRGCSTQLSRAVRTFKEMPSVNWREAADNWFGTCCCSFGGVSEKLVAKFADSYTCSSGMCLLSVTSVVLCKDDLIGYKFPDNVEVHKSQEFIGINGLDKFETLTINHGSENECCHVNADEDQTPYYTSEVLANKASLLNGLIGNSFMVTSPYLSKDIKWSEILCPNCSCLLGAYPHDNIDEPLKGSPLNDGIHLFKCFISTCLPVGGPTDLFRNYTLERMFTSHLLESAKDELSFRTVVRNLQTRSPMLQIVLLNPNSWCSFGNCIDAMIPIPNILMYPMIKVLFSDCTDNTEFQSRKLDEWASKNQVDDVYMLTSKALAESLKVANSMLPSSHACLQGLSLSFLRM, encoded by the exons ATGAGCACTTCATGTCAACATCTTCCTCCCTCCCCCAAAACCCCTAAAAAATGGCGATTCACATACGAATCAAATTCACACATCCCCGTTCTCCGATTATACATTTTCAATCACACCGACAACATCAATCCATCCTCTGAATTCACCAATCTAAACGCCACTATTTTATTCGATAAATCCTTACTCCAACTAACTTGGGTCCACAATGATCAAACTACATCTATTTGGGTCCCTATTCCCCGGGTTTTGATTGACCCGGATTCCCCGATTAGTTTACGAGCTCTCGATGATCACGTTGAAGTCAAATTTGTTCTGCTTCTTCCTGTTGACCATCCACTTGTTTCCAATTTTCACTTTGAGGATACTTCAGCTGAAAATGATCAGTTTCAACCCCTTCAGCTGGATTCCg ATCTTAAGAGGCTGACTTGGTGCGGGGAGACGTACTTTTACTGTAGAGGTTGCTCTACCCAGTTATCGAGAGCTGTTCG AACTTTCAAGGAAATGCCGTCTGTTAATTGGCGTGAGGCAGCTGATAACTGGTTTGGGACGTGCTGCTGTTCTTTTGGTGGTGTAAGCGAGAAACTGGTAGCGAAATTTGCCGACTCGTATACATGTTCATCTGGCATGTGCCTATTAAGCGTGACTTCTGTTGTTCTCTGCAAGGATGACTTAATAGGATATAAATTTCCGGATAACGTTGAAGTTCATAAGTCTCAAGAGTTTATTGGGATTAACGGTTTAGATAAATTTGAAACCTTGACGATTAATCATGGTAGTGAAAATGAATGCTGCCATGTTAATGCAGACGAAGACCAAACACCATATTATACAAGCGAGGTATTAGCAAACAAGGCTAGTCTTCTCAATGGCCTTATTGGAAATAGCTTTATGGTCACATCCCCTTATCTTTCAAAAGACATCAAATGGAGTGAAATTTTATGTCCTAATTGTTCATGTCTTCTTGGAGCATATCCACATGATAATATTGATGAGCCTTTAAAGGGTTCCCCATTGAATGATGGTATTCACttgtttaaatgttttatatcTACTTGCTTGCCAGTTGGAGGTCCAACAGACTTGTTTAG GAATTACACTTTGGAGAGGATGTTCACTAGCCATTTGTTGGAAAGCGCAAAAGATGAACTCTCGTTCCGAACTGTAGTTAGGAATCTGCAGACCAGATCTCCAATGTTGCAAATTGTTCTTTTGAACCCAAACTCATGGTGCTCATTTGGGAATTGTATTGATGCAATGATACCAATTCCCAATATTCTTATGTATCCAATGATTAAAGTACTATTTTCAGACTGTACTGACAACACTGAGTTTCAGTCAAG GAAGTTAGATGAATGGGCTTCTAAGAATCAAGTTGATGATGTTTACATGCTGACATCAAAAGCATTAGCAGAATCATTGAAGGTAGCTAACAGTATGCTTCCGTCTTCACATGCATGTCTTCAGGGTTTGTCTTTATCTTTCTTGCGGATGTAA
- the LOC122587287 gene encoding probable ubiquitin-conjugating enzyme E2 16: MTGSSVSSRKILSKIATNRLQKELTEWQINPPSGFSHKVTDNLQRWVIEVNGAQGTIYANEKYQLQVDFPENYPMEAPQVIFLHPAPLHPHIYSNGHICLDILYDSWSPAMTVGSICISILSMLSSSTVKERPEDNDRYVRNCKNGRSPKETRWWFHDDKV, encoded by the exons ATGACCGGTTCCTCCGTTTCCTCTCGCAAG ATATTAAGCAAAATAGCAACAAATAGACTACAAAAGGAACTGACAGAGTGGCAGATCAATCCACCTTCTGGTTTCTCCCATAAAGTCACCGACAATCTTCAACG GTGGGTGATTGAAGTCAATGGAGCTCAAGGTACTATTTATGCTAATGAAAAATACCAACTTCAAGTCGATTTCCCCGAAAACTATCCCATGGAAGCTCCCCAG GTTATATTTTTGCATCCTGCGCCGCTTCATCCTCATATCTATAGCAACGGCCATATTTGTTTAG ATATTTTATACGATTCGTGGTCACCAGCGATGACTGTTGGATCAATCTGCATTAGCATTCTGTCTATGCTGTCAAGTTCTACAGTGAAG GAACGCCCAGAAGATAATGATCGCTATGTGAGAAACTGTAAAAATGGTAGATCTCCTAAGGAGACAAGATGGTGGTTCCATGACGataaagtttaa